A window of the Streptomyces formicae genome harbors these coding sequences:
- a CDS encoding cystathionine gamma-synthase has protein sequence MSDQHSHEHGHEHGFETTAIHAGNTADPLTGAVVPPIYQVSTYKQDGVGGLRGGYEYSRSANPTRTALEENLAALEGGRRGLAFASGLAAEDCLLRTLLVPGDHVVIPNDAYGGTFRLFAKVVQRWGVEYSVADTSDPASVRAALTDRTKVIWVETPSNPLLGITDIAAVAGVARAAGAKLVVDNTFASPYLQQPLALGADVVVHSLTKYMGGHSDVVGGALVTADDALGEELAYHQNAMGAVAGPFDSWIVLRGIKTLAVRMDRHSANAARIAEMLTKHPKVTRVLYPGLPEHPGHEIAAKQMKDFGGMVSFQVAGGEAAAVEVCNRARLFTLGESLGGVESLVEHPGRMTHASVAGSALEVPADLVRLSVGIESVDDLLSDLKQALG, from the coding sequence ATGAGCGACCAGCACAGCCATGAGCACGGCCATGAGCACGGTTTCGAGACCACCGCCATCCACGCGGGCAACACCGCGGACCCGCTGACGGGCGCGGTCGTCCCGCCCATCTACCAGGTGTCCACGTACAAGCAGGACGGCGTGGGCGGCCTGCGCGGCGGCTACGAGTACAGCCGCAGCGCCAACCCGACGCGTACCGCGCTGGAGGAGAACCTCGCGGCGCTGGAGGGCGGCCGGCGCGGCCTCGCCTTCGCGTCCGGGCTCGCCGCCGAGGACTGCCTGCTGCGCACGCTGCTGGTCCCCGGCGACCACGTGGTCATCCCGAACGACGCGTACGGCGGCACCTTCCGGCTCTTCGCCAAGGTGGTCCAGCGCTGGGGCGTGGAGTACTCCGTCGCCGACACCTCCGACCCGGCGTCGGTACGGGCCGCCCTCACCGACCGCACCAAGGTCATCTGGGTGGAGACCCCGTCGAACCCGCTGCTCGGCATCACCGACATCGCGGCGGTCGCGGGCGTCGCGCGGGCGGCGGGCGCGAAGCTCGTCGTCGACAACACCTTCGCCAGCCCCTATCTCCAGCAGCCGCTCGCGCTCGGCGCCGACGTCGTCGTGCACTCCCTGACCAAGTACATGGGCGGCCACTCCGACGTCGTCGGCGGCGCGCTCGTCACCGCCGACGACGCGCTCGGCGAGGAACTGGCGTACCACCAGAACGCGATGGGCGCGGTCGCCGGACCGTTCGACTCGTGGATCGTGCTGCGCGGCATCAAGACGCTGGCGGTACGGATGGACCGGCACAGCGCGAACGCGGCGCGGATCGCCGAGATGCTGACCAAGCACCCGAAGGTGACCCGGGTCCTCTACCCGGGCCTGCCCGAGCACCCCGGCCACGAGATCGCCGCGAAGCAGATGAAGGACTTCGGCGGCATGGTGTCCTTCCAGGTCGCGGGCGGCGAGGCGGCGGCGGTCGAGGTCTGCAACCGTGCGCGGCTCTTCACGCTCGGGGAGTCCCTGGGCGGTGTCGAGTCCCTCGTCGAGCACCCGGGCCGCATGACGCACGCGTCGGTGGCGGGCTCGGCGCTGGAGGTCCCGGCGGACCTGGTCCGGCTGTCGGTCGGCATCGAGTCCGTGGACGACCTGCTCTCGGACCTCAAGCAGGCCCTCGGCTGA
- a CDS encoding DUF4307 domain-containing protein: MTAVREQLPEGRYGRPADERADRGLKIVGAVLGVGLLAMVGWFGYDYVGGQRISAEMIKWDVTADDRVEVHLEVRKDKDAKGYCTLRSRAEDGSEVGRRDVRFDAPVSRVDQVVTVRTTARATSAELAGCTADD; this comes from the coding sequence ATGACCGCGGTGCGCGAACAGCTTCCCGAGGGTCGCTACGGCCGCCCGGCGGACGAGCGCGCCGACCGCGGACTCAAGATCGTCGGTGCGGTGCTGGGCGTGGGACTGCTCGCCATGGTGGGCTGGTTCGGCTACGACTACGTGGGCGGCCAGCGGATCAGCGCCGAGATGATCAAGTGGGACGTGACCGCGGACGACCGGGTCGAGGTCCATCTCGAAGTGCGCAAGGACAAGGACGCCAAGGGCTACTGCACGCTGCGCTCCCGTGCCGAGGACGGCAGCGAGGTCGGCCGCAGGGACGTGCGCTTCGACGCCCCCGTAAGCCGTGTCGACCAGGTCGTCACGGTGCGTACGACGGCGAGGGCGACCAGTGCCGAGCTCGCGGGCTGCACGGCCGACGACTGA
- the mca gene encoding mycothiol conjugate amidase Mca, which yields MTEQLRLMAVHAHPDDESSKGAATMAKYVSEGVDVLVVTCTGGERGSILNPKLQGDAYIEENIHEVRRKEMDEAREILGVKQEWLGFVDSGLPEGDPLPPLPEGCFALEDVDKAAGELVRKIRAFRPQAITTYDENGGYPHPDHIMTHKITMVAFDGAADTEKYPESEYGTAFQPQKLYYNQGFNRPRTVALHEALLARGLESPYGEWLERWKEFERAERTLTTYVPCADFFEIRDKALIAHATQIDPDGGWFRVPMDVQKEVWPTEEYELAKSLVDTSLPESDLFAGIRDNA from the coding sequence TTGACTGAGCAGCTGCGACTGATGGCCGTTCATGCCCACCCCGACGACGAGTCGAGCAAGGGCGCGGCAACGATGGCCAAGTATGTTTCCGAGGGGGTGGACGTGCTGGTCGTGACCTGCACGGGAGGCGAGCGCGGCTCCATCCTCAACCCGAAGCTCCAGGGCGACGCGTACATCGAGGAGAACATCCACGAGGTGCGCCGCAAGGAGATGGACGAGGCCCGCGAGATCCTCGGCGTGAAGCAGGAGTGGCTCGGCTTCGTCGACTCCGGCCTGCCCGAGGGCGACCCGCTGCCCCCGCTGCCCGAGGGCTGCTTCGCCCTGGAGGACGTCGACAAGGCCGCAGGCGAGCTGGTGCGGAAGATCCGCGCCTTCCGGCCGCAGGCCATCACGACGTACGACGAGAACGGCGGGTATCCGCACCCGGACCACATCATGACCCACAAGATCACGATGGTGGCCTTCGACGGTGCGGCCGACACCGAGAAGTACCCCGAGTCCGAGTACGGCACGGCCTTCCAGCCGCAGAAGCTCTACTACAACCAGGGCTTCAACCGGCCCCGCACGGTCGCCCTGCACGAGGCGCTGCTCGCCCGTGGCCTGGAGTCCCCGTACGGCGAGTGGCTGGAGCGCTGGAAGGAGTTCGAGCGCGCCGAGCGGACGCTGACGACCTACGTGCCGTGCGCCGACTTCTTCGAGATCCGCGACAAGGCGCTGATCGCGCACGCGACGCAGATCGACCCCGACGGCGGCTGGTTCCGCGTCCCGATGGACGTCCAGAAGGAGGTCTGGCCGACGGAGGAGTACGAGCTCGCCAAGTCCCTCGTCGATACCTCCCTCCCCGAGAGCGACCTCTTCGCGGGCATCCGCGACAATGCCTGA